In Phragmites australis chromosome 17, lpPhrAust1.1, whole genome shotgun sequence, the following are encoded in one genomic region:
- the LOC133897522 gene encoding predicted GPI-anchored protein 58 encodes MASPADEALPALPSIKTAPLPPPPSSSSSPSPARDGAKEAEEEDRGPSTPTSEESRLRPPAVCPPAPRKPPAPRLPAPKRKLPLPSPSPARVFVAVPRDLSAVFRSLPPKKRIRVS; translated from the coding sequence ATGGCGTCTCCCGCCGACGAGGCTCTCCCGGCGCTGCCGTCCATCAAGACGGCGCCTTTGCCGCCCCCGccgtcctcctcgtcctctccgtcgccggcgcggGACGGCGCaaaggaggcggaggaggaggaccgaGGGCCGTCGACGCCGACGTCGGAGGAGAGCAGGCTCCGGCCGCCCGCGGTGTGCCCGCCGGCTCCGCGCaagccgccggcgccgcggctGCCCGCGCCGAAGCGGAAGCTGCCGCTGCCCTCGCCCTCGCCCGCGCGGGTGTTCGTCGCCGTCCCGCGCGACCTCTCCGCCGTGTTCCGGTCGCTGCCCCCCAAGAAGCGGATCCGGGTGTCGTGA